Proteins co-encoded in one endosymbiont 'TC1' of Trimyema compressum genomic window:
- the ftsH gene encoding ATP-dependent zinc metalloprotease FtsH yields the protein MNKELLKKLTLGIVILLIVGAIYIVAFQPSAKQPAQSSLLEFQQMAKAGNIEKASVTVSDSTKVRVDWQSKADPEGAPFFFDDNSTLLDTTLTQISLENNIKLETVNKNDVPVFSILMNIMFILGIVILMFFMFNRAGGGSGAMQFGKSRAKLAEEDPMSKVTFKDVAGIDEVKEELQEIIDFLKTPGEFTRFGAKIPKGVMLAGPPGTGKTLIAKAVAGEAGTPFYSISGSEFVELYVGVGASRVRDLFDKAKKTAPCILFIDEIDAVGRQRGAGLGGGNDEREQTLNQLLVEMDGFDNNEAVIVIAATNRPDVLDPALLRPGRFDRQIVVTPPDVKGREEILKVHSKGKPLADDVSLSIIAKRTPGFTGADLANVMNEAALLAARKNESKISMDSIEHAVEREIAGPEKKSKVRNEKENRLVAYHEAGHSLTTYYIEGADPVHKVSIVPRGYAGGYTLSLPDEDKNFITKKDMLNSVRILLGGRIAEALKLGDISTGASNDLERATTIIRSMITEYGMTSELGTLTFGQKAGGDVFLGRDFNKDRNYSEKVAALIDDVARRYMDECYKDTQKILSDHEDKLDLVAGALMEKEVLSRTDFEALLKDENVAQVEALNTVDKGE from the coding sequence TTGAATAAAGAATTATTAAAGAAGCTTACTTTAGGAATCGTTATTCTTCTTATAGTAGGCGCTATATACATAGTTGCTTTTCAACCTTCCGCGAAACAACCTGCGCAAAGCAGTTTGTTGGAATTTCAGCAGATGGCAAAAGCTGGCAACATTGAAAAAGCAAGTGTAACGGTTAGCGATTCTACAAAAGTACGCGTAGATTGGCAGTCAAAAGCAGACCCTGAAGGTGCTCCCTTCTTTTTTGATGATAATTCTACTCTACTAGATACTACATTGACACAGATTAGTTTAGAGAATAATATTAAACTTGAGACAGTTAATAAAAACGATGTACCTGTTTTTTCTATTTTAATGAATATTATGTTTATTTTAGGTATTGTTATCCTCATGTTCTTTATGTTTAATAGAGCTGGTGGGGGCAGTGGTGCAATGCAGTTTGGCAAAAGCAGAGCTAAACTAGCTGAAGAAGACCCTATGAGCAAAGTAACATTTAAGGATGTTGCTGGTATTGATGAAGTTAAAGAAGAATTACAAGAGATTATTGATTTTTTAAAGACACCAGGGGAATTTACACGTTTTGGTGCAAAAATCCCTAAGGGTGTTATGTTAGCAGGTCCTCCAGGAACAGGTAAAACATTAATTGCAAAAGCTGTTGCTGGTGAAGCAGGGACTCCTTTCTATTCCATCAGTGGTTCTGAGTTTGTTGAACTTTATGTTGGCGTTGGCGCTTCTCGTGTTAGAGACTTATTTGATAAGGCCAAAAAGACTGCGCCCTGTATTTTATTTATTGATGAAATTGACGCTGTTGGTCGTCAAAGAGGTGCTGGCCTTGGCGGTGGTAATGATGAGAGAGAGCAAACATTAAACCAATTATTGGTTGAAATGGATGGTTTTGATAATAATGAGGCGGTTATTGTTATTGCAGCAACTAACAGACCTGATGTTTTAGACCCAGCACTACTTCGTCCTGGTCGTTTTGATAGACAGATTGTAGTAACACCACCTGATGTTAAAGGCAGAGAAGAAATTTTAAAAGTTCATAGTAAGGGGAAACCTTTAGCTGATGATGTTTCTTTATCAATTATTGCTAAAAGAACACCAGGCTTTACAGGGGCAGACTTAGCCAATGTAATGAATGAGGCGGCTCTTCTTGCAGCTAGAAAAAATGAAAGTAAAATTTCTATGGATTCTATTGAACACGCTGTTGAAAGGGAAATTGCCGGACCAGAGAAGAAAAGCAAGGTGAGAAATGAGAAAGAAAATCGCTTAGTTGCTTATCATGAAGCTGGCCATTCATTAACTACCTACTATATTGAAGGCGCTGATCCAGTTCATAAAGTGTCTATTGTGCCTAGAGGCTATGCAGGTGGATATACATTATCTCTTCCTGATGAAGATAAAAACTTTATAACTAAGAAAGATATGCTGAACTCAGTGCGGATTCTCTTAGGAGGCCGTATTGCAGAAGCATTGAAATTAGGGGATATTAGTACAGGGGCCTCTAATGATTTAGAGAGAGCCACCACGATTATTAGAAGTATGATTACTGAATATGGAATGACCTCAGAACTTGGTACCTTAACATTTGGGCAAAAAGCTGGCGGAGATGTTTTCCTAGGTAGAGATTTTAATAAGGATAGAAACTACAGTGAGAAAGTAGCAGCTCTTATTGATGATGTTGCAAGACGCTATATGGATGAATGCTATAAAGACACACAGAAAATACTATCAGATCATGAAGACAAATTAGATTTAGTTGCAGGTGCTTTAATGGAAAAAGAAGTCTTGTCTAGAACTGATTTTGAAGCCTTATTAAAGGATGAGAACGTAGCACAAGTTGAAGCTCTTAACACAGTAGATAAAGGAGAGTAA
- the tilS gene encoding tRNA lysidine(34) synthetase TilS: MLKDNFYQNCIQLCAIKEQQRVLIGVSGGLDSMVLLHLFKSYKDKLGIEIGISHLNHGLRGMESDLDQKLVKEVAQQLKIPFYTDNMLIEAIACEKKQSIEECARICRYNFFKNIMKQEGYDLIATAHHFQDQSETVLIHLIRGSGLKGLKGMAYKRGLLIRPLLNITKDEIKDYSIEHGIVYREDKSNDDMDFLRNRIRQELIPVLKNYNNKIEDSLFRLSQIATVENDYLEKKTKEAIAKYLLFTEETVLLKETVFLEDEALRKRLYLKVYQNWLNKGLEYRYIEAIDQYIITREEKPVLSLPNNATLRKVRDGFLFSKENKIVVEDYEIEATGIGVYQLPGDCGILTLSYINKDDVDYLAASPAEGYLNSETISWPLIIRNRRQGDSFIPLGQDAQVKIKKCLINKKIQRKKRSEIPFLIDRKKGIIFVARIGIDNRVKLSSKESKILFVSYKD; this comes from the coding sequence TTGTTAAAAGACAACTTTTATCAGAATTGTATCCAACTATGTGCTATTAAAGAGCAACAGAGAGTACTCATAGGTGTTTCTGGTGGTTTGGATTCTATGGTGCTTCTTCATTTATTTAAATCTTATAAAGATAAACTGGGAATTGAAATTGGCATTTCTCATTTGAATCATGGTTTAAGAGGCATGGAAAGCGATTTGGATCAAAAATTAGTTAAAGAAGTGGCTCAACAGTTAAAAATTCCTTTCTATACTGATAATATGCTAATTGAAGCTATTGCTTGTGAAAAAAAACAATCTATTGAGGAATGTGCCAGAATTTGCCGTTATAATTTCTTTAAGAATATTATGAAACAAGAAGGCTATGATTTAATTGCCACAGCCCATCATTTTCAAGATCAAAGTGAAACCGTGTTAATTCATTTAATTAGAGGTAGTGGTTTAAAAGGTTTAAAAGGTATGGCCTATAAAAGAGGGCTATTAATTAGACCCCTTTTGAATATAACTAAGGATGAAATTAAGGACTATAGTATAGAGCATGGCATTGTTTATAGGGAAGATAAAAGCAATGATGATATGGATTTTTTAAGAAATCGTATTCGTCAAGAGCTGATTCCAGTCTTAAAAAATTATAACAATAAAATTGAGGACAGCCTTTTCCGTTTAAGTCAGATTGCAACAGTAGAAAATGACTATTTAGAGAAAAAAACTAAAGAAGCTATAGCTAAGTATCTTTTGTTTACTGAAGAGACAGTGCTTTTAAAAGAAACAGTTTTTTTAGAAGATGAAGCTTTGAGAAAGCGTTTGTATTTAAAAGTCTATCAAAATTGGTTAAATAAAGGGTTGGAATATCGTTATATTGAAGCTATTGACCAATATATTATTACCAGAGAAGAGAAGCCTGTATTGAGTCTGCCCAATAATGCAACTTTAAGAAAAGTAAGAGATGGTTTTTTATTCAGTAAAGAAAATAAGATTGTAGTAGAGGATTATGAAATAGAAGCCACAGGTATAGGTGTATATCAACTACCTGGTGATTGTGGCATTCTTACATTATCTTATATTAATAAAGACGATGTAGACTATTTGGCAGCATCTCCTGCGGAAGGCTATCTAAATTCAGAGACTATTTCATGGCCCCTTATAATTAGAAATAGACGACAAGGAGACAGCTTTATTCCGCTGGGACAAGATGCTCAAGTGAAAATTAAAAAATGTTTAATTAATAAAAAAATACAAAGAAAAAAAAGAAGTGAAATTCCCTTTTTAATTGATAGAAAAAAAGGCATTATTTTTGTGGCTAGAATCGGTATTGATAACCGAGTAAAATTAAGTAGCAAAGAGAGTAAAATCCTCTTTGTTTCCTATAAAGATTAA
- a CDS encoding XdhC family protein — protein MQKEGFSYGDIKRIFTPIGLAIGGKTPGEIAISIAAEMIKKKWDDLIC, from the coding sequence ATGCAGAAAGAGGGCTTTAGTTATGGTGATATAAAACGTATTTTTACACCTATTGGATTAGCAATAGGTGGCAAAACCCCGGGGGAAATTGCCATTAGTATTGCTGCTGAGATGATAAAAAAGAAATGGGATGATTTAATATGTTGA
- a CDS encoding endonuclease NucS domain-containing protein, translated as MQFERIRFARSYFIKYKQAQAGLDSSQKEQYIPNKFGTRGFVDLYAKNEFGEHVIIEIKRSNSASREALHEVNKYVESIKQHFGVKDAEIHVIIASTEWGELLVPFSRFSEDTTIPLQGYKIIVSDDGSDFFACLLSCCILHKGVLFLHGMICTGIAI; from the coding sequence ATGCAATTTGAAAGAATCAGATTTGCGCGATCTTATTTCATTAAATATAAACAAGCTCAAGCCGGGCTTGACTCTTCTCAAAAAGAACAGTATATACCTAATAAATTTGGCACAAGGGGATTTGTTGATCTCTATGCGAAGAACGAATTTGGCGAACATGTTATAATAGAAATAAAGCGGAGCAATTCTGCTTCTCGTGAGGCATTGCATGAGGTCAACAAGTACGTTGAGAGTATAAAACAACATTTTGGAGTAAAGGATGCGGAGATTCATGTTATTATTGCATCCACAGAATGGGGTGAATTGTTAGTACCTTTTTCTCGGTTTTCTGAAGATACAACAATTCCATTGCAAGGGTATAAAATAATTGTATCAGATGATGGTTCGGATTTCTTTGCATGCCTGTTAAGCTGTTGCATACTGCACAAGGGCGTTTTATTTCTCCATGGCATGATCTGTACTGGTATAGCGATATAA
- a CDS encoding S1 RNA-binding domain-containing protein produces the protein MEQNKIQPTEGEILDGVITGITNFGAFVKMGGNTTGLVHISEVAQSYVKDINDIFKVGDTVKVKVLKIENNGKIALSIKQAQAGEQRERPTAPPRRKMPESKEETFEDKLARFMKNSEEIQLDVKRNKDLTRKKKKKR, from the coding sequence ATGGAACAAAATAAGATTCAGCCAACAGAAGGTGAAATTCTAGATGGCGTTATTACAGGAATCACTAACTTTGGTGCTTTTGTAAAGATGGGTGGCAACACTACTGGACTTGTGCATATTTCAGAGGTTGCACAAAGCTATGTTAAGGATATTAATGATATTTTTAAGGTAGGTGATACGGTTAAGGTGAAGGTCCTTAAGATTGAAAATAATGGTAAGATTGCATTATCTATAAAACAAGCCCAAGCAGGAGAGCAAAGGGAGCGACCAACAGCACCTCCAAGACGAAAAATGCCAGAGAGTAAAGAAGAAACATTTGAAGATAAGCTTGCTCGTTTTATGAAAAATAGTGAGGAAATTCAACTGGACGTTAAAAGAAATAAAGATTTAACAAGAAAAAAGAAAAAGAAGCGTTAA
- a CDS encoding septum formation initiator family protein: MKIKRGKRELLQKPKRQMDKRQRNQTIAIVAISAVLIFLFFNIGKGVYESVQIYNANKAIGDQIEALYREKQELLTKKSQIDSPEVLEHETKKALGLLKPGEKVLVLKEQ, encoded by the coding sequence ATGAAAATCAAGAGAGGAAAAAGAGAACTCCTTCAAAAACCGAAGCGACAAATGGACAAAAGGCAGCGTAATCAAACCATTGCAATTGTTGCTATTAGTGCTGTTCTTATTTTTTTATTTTTTAATATTGGAAAGGGAGTTTATGAGAGTGTGCAAATTTATAATGCTAATAAAGCAATTGGGGATCAAATAGAAGCGCTCTATAGAGAAAAACAAGAATTATTGACGAAGAAGAGTCAAATTGATAGTCCGGAAGTTCTTGAACACGAAACTAAGAAAGCTTTAGGATTGTTAAAACCAGGTGAAAAAGTCCTTGTATTAAAGGAACAATAA
- a CDS encoding amidohydrolase family protein → MKKIDCHMHLTPPGLIRDYKKIFDKEPYWALLAGTKNNRYATAEDLIYNLDEGDFDKGICFGFSFNDLGLCKYVNDYTIEMVKKYPRRLIGHMAISPKAPGAILEARRSYEAGLAGVGELFLSGQHIDPYNKKDLEPLMDFCKSKNLVVNIHSNEPVGHYYPGKVNVNPVEIATIAMYFPDNKIVTAHLGGGLPFYELTKEMKKDLKNLYYDTAVAVFLYEPAVFQVLKTIGILDKVVFGSDCPLVSIKRYESYFAKTGLTNEEMVNILGGNAEKFYGI, encoded by the coding sequence ATGAAAAAGATTGATTGCCATATGCACTTAACACCACCTGGTTTAATCAGGGACTACAAGAAAATATTTGATAAAGAACCTTATTGGGCTCTCCTAGCAGGTACTAAGAACAATCGTTATGCCACTGCTGAAGATTTAATCTATAATTTAGATGAAGGAGATTTTGATAAGGGTATTTGTTTTGGTTTTTCTTTTAACGATTTAGGTTTATGTAAGTACGTTAATGACTATACTATTGAAATGGTTAAAAAGTACCCCCGTCGCCTCATTGGTCATATGGCTATCTCGCCTAAAGCCCCAGGTGCCATTTTGGAGGCCAGGAGGTCTTATGAAGCAGGTTTAGCAGGTGTCGGTGAGCTTTTCTTATCAGGACAACATATTGATCCTTATAATAAAAAGGACTTAGAGCCATTAATGGATTTTTGTAAATCTAAAAATTTAGTTGTGAATATTCATAGTAATGAACCAGTAGGTCATTACTATCCAGGGAAAGTAAATGTAAATCCTGTAGAAATAGCTACTATAGCTATGTATTTTCCTGATAATAAAATTGTAACGGCTCACTTAGGTGGAGGGCTTCCTTTTTATGAGCTGACGAAAGAAATGAAAAAGGATTTGAAAAATCTCTATTATGATACAGCTGTTGCTGTTTTCTTATATGAGCCAGCTGTTTTTCAGGTTTTAAAAACTATTGGCATTTTGGATAAAGTAGTTTTTGGTAGTGATTGTCCATTGGTGTCTATTAAGCGCTATGAATCCTATTTCGCAAAAACAGGGCTAACAAATGAGGAAATGGTTAATATACTAGGTGGTAATGCTGAAAAGTTCTATGGAATATAG
- a CDS encoding S4 domain-containing protein has translation MRIDKYLKITRLVKRRSVGKELCDHGKVLVNNKSIKASYEVKIDDQIAIIYGCRKTIVKVTDIKEVVKKRGCWHSL, from the coding sequence ATGAGAATTGATAAATATTTAAAAATAACTCGTTTAGTAAAAAGAAGAAGTGTAGGCAAAGAGCTTTGTGATCATGGCAAAGTTTTAGTCAATAATAAATCAATTAAGGCAAGCTATGAAGTGAAAATTGATGATCAAATTGCCATTATTTATGGTTGCAGAAAAACCATAGTTAAAGTGACTGATATTAAAGAAGTTGTAAAAAAAAGAGGATGTTGGCATTCTTTATGA
- a CDS encoding HU family DNA-binding protein, producing MNKGDLVGVVADSTGLSKKDAEKAVSAVFQGIKDSLKKGEKVQLVGFGTFEVRERAARTGHNPKTKEPMQIPASKVPAFKAGKVLKDAVKK from the coding sequence ATGAATAAAGGAGATTTAGTAGGTGTAGTTGCAGACAGTACTGGCTTATCTAAAAAAGATGCTGAAAAAGCTGTATCAGCAGTATTCCAAGGGATTAAAGACAGCCTTAAAAAGGGAGAAAAGGTTCAACTCGTTGGATTTGGTACTTTCGAAGTTAGAGAAAGAGCTGCTCGTACAGGGCACAACCCAAAAACAAAAGAACCTATGCAAATTCCAGCTTCAAAAGTTCCAGCATTTAAAGCTGGTAAAGTATTAAAAGATGCTGTAAAGAAGTAA
- a CDS encoding peptidylprolyl isomerase — protein sequence MNLIMMLASNQWGNLGEFVSKAKSPFVEPFTAAVVVLNKGEYTKVPVKTDYGYHVIKANDVKDSYADLKSSVEDDIYSTQREERYTAYMTSLLENAKIERKMTFTTSK from the coding sequence ATGAATTTAATAATGATGTTAGCGTCAAATCAATGGGGGAATTTAGGTGAATTTGTTAGTAAGGCTAAGTCACCTTTTGTAGAGCCCTTTACAGCTGCTGTAGTAGTTTTAAATAAAGGGGAATACACTAAAGTACCTGTTAAAACAGACTATGGTTACCATGTTATTAAAGCAAATGATGTAAAAGATAGTTATGCTGATTTAAAAAGTTCTGTTGAAGATGATATTTACAGTACCCAAAGAGAAGAACGCTATACAGCATATATGACTAGCCTTTTAGAAAATGCAAAGATAGAAAGAAAAATGACTTTTACTACTAGTAAGTAA
- a CDS encoding peptidylprolyl isomerase: MKWYRTVVVDSVPIDEAAVKAAFATDPGKYKQVEPSHILISSADASTDEDAKAKAASIIARLDAGEDFVALSNEFNNDVSVKSMGEFR, encoded by the coding sequence ATGAAATGGTATAGAACTGTAGTTGTTGATAGCGTGCCTATTGATGAAGCGGCTGTAAAGGCTGCTTTTGCTACTGATCCAGGAAAATATAAGCAAGTGGAACCAAGCCATATATTAATTAGTAGCGCTGATGCTTCAACAGATGAAGATGCAAAAGCTAAAGCTGCGTCTATAATTGCTCGCTTAGATGCAGGAGAAGACTTTGTAGCTTTATCGAATGAATTTAATAATGATGTTAGCGTCAAATCAATGGGGGAATTTAGGTGA
- a CDS encoding SurA N-terminal domain-containing protein yields MKNWLKGIMGVLLIGALFLTGCQNDSKVIAVVNGEDIFKKELDAKTTQLGETNGQVVYEKTKEQLYERLISQKILNQDYVKHNIVVTMEEANREIDKEGSILL; encoded by the coding sequence TTGAAAAATTGGTTAAAAGGTATAATGGGTGTTTTACTAATAGGCGCTCTCTTTTTAACAGGATGCCAAAATGATAGTAAAGTAATTGCTGTTGTTAATGGGGAAGATATTTTCAAGAAGGAATTAGATGCTAAAACAACTCAATTGGGAGAAACCAATGGTCAAGTTGTTTATGAAAAAACCAAAGAGCAATTATATGAACGTTTAATCAGTCAGAAAATATTAAATCAAGATTATGTAAAACATAATATTGTTGTAACTATGGAAGAGGCTAATAGAGAAATTGATAAAGAAGGCAGCATCCTTTTGTAG